The DNA segment tccatttgaaatatttttattaaagtgtTTTATCTAagaatgttgttttttttaacaTCACCTATTAATTAAGTACTTCTCTAGAAAGAATTataagtgattttgaaaaatattttcttaattttatcaaatatttaaagtctttttggtaattgttttttaaaacaattctaaaaaatagttttttaaaagagttttttaaaactattctctattttttttagaacaaaagtctatttaaaaacttaaaatgtttttaacatgtttttaatatttttaaatatgttttaaaaatactttttatatcgaaatgttttatttttaatcattttacatatttgtataattatttcttaaaataacatttagaaaacaagtgaaaataatataaaacaattcttaacaacaaaaaacagttgttggttatcaaacatattttttgtgctttttgttctaaagaatagaaaattgtcttcaaaaacatttctcaaaccgttaatttttttctcacaaatatttttaaaactaaaagtgttttttaaaagcattgtaaaatgaattctaaaattttaatattaaatgagataaaattttaaaataataatgaaatagtaaaaataaattcataaatatttgtaaaaaaatatatgagataataatttaatatttttccttaaaaacttaaaaagaaaattattaaatgaatattattatataaaatatataaatcataaatattataaaaaatattaaattagatttGAGTTAGGCTTGAATCATCGTAACATTAATTCGAACCTAACccaaattaaattaggattggAAAACCTTAATCCAAGtttaacttaaatattaaaaaaaaaggtaaaataaatttgaaataatactaaaaatgtaaaaataatttattaacttcaatttttttttacttttttttttttttcttttctactttctttctcttctatTCTTCCACAGctttaattaatatttctttGGACCATGTGAGATTTCTTTGAGAAATTTGTAAATGCTGGGATGGAAGGAATGAATGAATGTACAAAGAAGTCAATAATTCATACAAAGAAGTGAATGAGGGCTTTATGTTACCTGCAAAATGTGGCGGGATTTGTACAAGAACAAATACGACACACAGCCGCCTGGACgaagatgatgaagattttGTCAAggccttcttcttctcctcctcctccttctgGTACATGGATGATTTCACATGCCTTTCATTCCAAATCCCTGAATGTTAATACCATTGATGATGCCCTCTCTTTGTTTAATCGAATGCTACGTATGCGACCTCCACCCTCCATTGTTGATTTCTCTAAACTTTTAACCTCCATTACTAGAATGAAACACTACTCTACTGTGCTTTCTCTTTATAAGCAAATGGATTCTTTTGGAATTCCACACAATACTTACACCCTTAACATCCTCATTAACTCTTTCTGCCATTTGAACCGCTTGGGTTTTGCTTTCTCTGTTTTAGGCGATATCCTTAAACTTGGGTATCAACCCAGTACTGCAACCTTCACTACTCTGATTAGGGGGCTCTGTGTTGAGGGTAAAATTGGTGAAGCCCTCCAACTGTTTGATAAAATGACTGGGGAAGGTTTTCAACCCGATGTACTTACCTATGGAACTCTGATAAATGGGttatgcaaagtgggaaatacTAGTACAGCCATCAGGTTTCTTAGGAGCATGGAACAAAGAAATTGCCGGCCTACCGTTGTTGTATATAGCACCATCATTGATAGCCTTTGTAAGGATAGACAATTGACTGAAGCATTGAGCCTTTTTTCGGATATGCTCGCTAAAGGCATTTCACCCAACAATTTTACTTACAGCTCACTAATTCATGGCCTATGCATTTTAGGTCATTGGAAAGAAGCCATAAGATTGTTTTATGCAATGatacataggaaaataatgCCAGATCAGCTAACCTTTAATACATTAGTGGATGCACTCTGTAAAGAAGGAATGGTTGTCAAAGCACATTATGTAGTTGACGTGATGATCCAAAGTGATCTGAAGCCTGATGTAGTCACTTACAATTCACTGATGGATGGACATTGTTTGAGGTCTGAAATGGGTAAGACAGT comes from the Vitis vinifera cultivar Pinot Noir 40024 chromosome 12, ASM3070453v1 genome and includes:
- the LOC100852554 gene encoding putative pentatricopeptide repeat-containing protein At1g12700, mitochondrial, whose protein sequence is MMKILSRPSSSPPPPSGTWMISHAFHSKSLNVNTIDDALSLFNRMLRMRPPPSIVDFSKLLTSITRMKHYSTVLSLYKQMDSFGIPHNTYTLNILINSFCHLNRLGFAFSVLGDILKLGYQPSTATFTTLIRGLCVEGKIGEALQLFDKMTGEGFQPDVLTYGTLINGLCKVGNTSTAIRFLRSMEQRNCRPTVVVYSTIIDSLCKDRQLTEALSLFSDMLAKGISPNNFTYSSLIHGLCILGHWKEAIRLFYAMIHRKIMPDQLTFNTLVDALCKEGMVVKAHYVVDVMIQSDLKPDVVTYNSLMDGHCLRSEMGKTVNVFDTMVRKGCVPSVISYTTLINGYCKIQIMDKAMGLFEEMSQQGLIPDTVTYNTLIHGLCHVGRLRDAIALFHEMVVYGQIPDLVTYRILFDYLCKNHRLAEAMVLLKVIEGTNLDPDIHIYSIVMDGMCRAGELEAARDLFSKLSSKGLHPDVRTYTIMINGLCQQGLLAEAKCLKKLEKKFISSLMMGLTQTWLMVNIPEMEVNDSKELTIKRVLKKVVEWKTDMPVPNDISVSRGSPQAEGHVPSVRTQLIDTPCYVKRMI